A window of the Bradyrhizobium ottawaense genome harbors these coding sequences:
- a CDS encoding DUF1501 domain-containing protein has product MNRRELIKAFAATASLTVAGRVWAAPSTDARLLVVFLRGAYDAANVVVPTGSDFYYASRPTLAIARPDAGNPNAALALNSDWGLHPALRDSLYPLWAKREIAFIPFAGPSDDTSRSHFETQDTIELGQAVGGSRDYRSGFMSRLAAELTRVKPIAFTDQLPLTFRGKAQIPNVGINAVGKPAIDDRQAKLIKQMYAHSDLASAVEEGFKVRDDVYRSISEEMTAANRGAVSPRGFELSARRIGRLMREQYNLGFVDVGGWDTHVNQGAAQGYLADRLGELGRALAGFAEEVGPAWRDTVVVTISEFGRTFRENGDRGTDHGHGSAYWVLGGGINGGRILGAQVKVEQANLFQNRDYPVLTDYRSLFAGLLQRMYGLQTASLERIFASTRPADLGIV; this is encoded by the coding sequence ATGAACCGTCGCGAACTGATCAAGGCCTTTGCCGCCACCGCCTCGCTGACTGTCGCCGGAAGAGTCTGGGCGGCGCCGTCCACCGATGCGCGGCTGCTGGTGGTGTTCCTGCGCGGCGCCTATGACGCCGCCAATGTCGTGGTGCCGACGGGCAGCGATTTCTATTATGCCTCGCGGCCGACGCTGGCGATCGCCCGGCCGGACGCCGGCAACCCCAATGCGGCGCTGGCGCTGAATTCCGACTGGGGACTGCACCCGGCGCTGCGCGACAGCCTCTATCCGCTATGGGCCAAGCGCGAGATCGCGTTCATTCCGTTTGCGGGGCCGTCGGATGACACGAGCCGCAGCCATTTCGAAACCCAGGACACGATCGAACTCGGCCAGGCCGTCGGCGGCTCGCGCGACTACCGCTCCGGCTTCATGAGCCGGCTGGCCGCGGAGCTGACGCGGGTCAAGCCGATTGCCTTTACCGACCAGTTGCCGCTGACGTTCCGCGGCAAGGCGCAGATCCCCAATGTCGGCATCAACGCGGTCGGCAAACCGGCGATCGACGACCGCCAGGCCAAACTCATCAAGCAGATGTATGCGCACAGCGATCTCGCATCCGCGGTCGAGGAAGGCTTTAAGGTACGGGACGACGTCTACCGCTCGATCTCGGAGGAAATGACTGCGGCCAACCGCGGCGCGGTATCGCCGCGCGGTTTTGAGCTTTCCGCCCGCCGCATCGGCCGGCTGATGCGCGAGCAATATAATCTCGGCTTCGTCGACGTCGGCGGCTGGGACACCCATGTCAACCAGGGCGCGGCGCAAGGCTACCTCGCCGACCGGCTCGGCGAGCTCGGTCGGGCACTGGCGGGATTTGCCGAGGAAGTCGGCCCGGCCTGGCGCGACACCGTCGTCGTCACGATCTCCGAGTTCGGGCGGACGTTCCGGGAAAACGGCGACCGCGGCACCGACCATGGCCATGGCAGCGCCTACTGGGTGCTCGGCGGCGGCATCAACGGCGGACGGATTTTAGGCGCGCAGGTCAAGGTCGAACAGGCCAACCTGTTCCAGAACCGCGATTACCCCGTGCTGACGGATTACCGGAGCCTGTTCGCCGGCCTGCTGCAGCGCATGTATGGGCTACAGACAGCGAGCCTGGAGCGGATATTCGCATCGACGCGGCCGGCCGATCTCGGCATCGTCTAG
- a CDS encoding DUF1800 domain-containing protein, producing the protein MRRAERSFRIAVCGCGVALALSAASAAAGELKPVDFALMDRLTWGVTPSAAEHLKAVGTDRWLDEQLHPKEQPALPASVRSQIEAMPDVHRLPFDVANAFDQQSRAANQLPDPEQKKAAQQAFQQAMNDRGRQAAARSILRALYAPDQLRERMVWFWFNHFNVHLYKANIRVMIGDYEDRAIRPFAMGRFRDLLSATLRHPAMLRYLDNADNAAGHLNENYAREIMELHTMGVGSGYTQADVEELARILTGVGIDLKNEDPKLKPELQPQLFREGAFEFNPARHDYGDKMFLGHPIKGRGLAEVDEALDILCRQPATATRIAQKLATYFVSDTPPAALVQRMAQTFQQTDGDIAAVLATMVHAPEFTASLKSGTKFKDSVQYVLSAVRMAYDDKVILNTNPIQNWLNRLAEGLFNRPTPDGYPLTSATWNGPGQMMVRFEIARQIGSGSSGLFKPDVPNATDQPAFPLIQNALFFGSLRQTLSATTQAALDQAVSPQDWNTLFLSSPEFMD; encoded by the coding sequence ATGCGCCGAGCCGAACGATCATTCCGGATTGCCGTTTGCGGATGCGGTGTCGCGCTGGCGCTGTCGGCGGCATCCGCTGCCGCCGGCGAATTGAAGCCTGTCGATTTTGCCTTGATGGACCGGCTGACATGGGGCGTCACCCCATCGGCTGCGGAACATCTCAAGGCGGTTGGAACCGATCGCTGGCTCGACGAGCAACTGCACCCGAAGGAGCAGCCGGCGTTGCCGGCATCGGTGCGGTCGCAGATCGAGGCGATGCCCGACGTGCACCGGTTGCCGTTCGATGTCGCCAATGCCTTCGACCAGCAAAGCCGCGCAGCCAATCAGCTCCCCGACCCCGAACAGAAGAAAGCGGCGCAGCAGGCCTTTCAGCAGGCGATGAACGATCGCGGCCGGCAGGCGGCGGCGCGCAGCATTCTGCGGGCGCTGTACGCACCGGACCAGTTGCGGGAACGGATGGTCTGGTTCTGGTTCAACCATTTCAATGTGCACCTCTACAAGGCGAACATCCGCGTCATGATCGGCGACTACGAGGATCGCGCGATCCGGCCGTTTGCGATGGGACGCTTCCGCGACCTCTTGTCGGCGACGCTGCGTCATCCGGCGATGCTGCGCTATCTCGACAATGCTGACAACGCGGCCGGCCATCTCAACGAGAACTATGCGCGCGAGATCATGGAACTGCACACCATGGGCGTCGGCTCCGGCTACACGCAGGCCGACGTCGAGGAACTGGCGCGGATTCTGACCGGCGTCGGCATCGACCTGAAGAACGAAGATCCGAAACTCAAGCCGGAGCTGCAGCCGCAGTTGTTCCGCGAAGGCGCGTTCGAGTTCAACCCGGCGCGGCACGACTACGGCGACAAGATGTTTCTGGGGCACCCGATCAAGGGCCGTGGCCTCGCCGAGGTCGACGAAGCGCTCGACATCCTGTGCCGGCAGCCGGCCACCGCAACCCGGATCGCGCAGAAGCTCGCGACCTATTTCGTCAGCGACACGCCGCCCGCAGCCCTGGTCCAGCGCATGGCGCAGACCTTTCAGCAGACCGACGGCGACATCGCGGCCGTGCTGGCGACCATGGTCCACGCCCCCGAATTCACCGCTTCGCTGAAGTCAGGCACCAAGTTCAAGGACAGCGTTCAGTACGTGTTGTCGGCCGTGCGCATGGCCTATGACGACAAGGTCATCCTCAACACCAACCCGATCCAGAACTGGCTCAATCGTTTGGCCGAAGGCCTGTTCAACCGTCCGACGCCGGACGGCTATCCACTGACTTCGGCGACCTGGAACGGCCCGGGCCAGATGATGGTGCGGTTCGAGATCGCCCGCCAGATCGGCTCGGGCTCATCAGGCCTGTTCAAGCCGGATGTTCCCAATGCGACAGACCAGCCGGCGTTTCCGCTGATTCAGAACGCGCTGTTCTTCGGCAGCCTGCGGCAGACGTTGAGCGCCACGACGCAGGCCGCGCTGGATCAGGCGGTGTCGCCACAGGACTGGAACACGCTGTTTCTGTCGTCGCCGGAATTCATGGACTGA
- a CDS encoding globin, translating into MMSESNPIERSFEIAAERCEDITPLVYRRLHSEHPETLTMFRTEGSEPVKGSMLALTIDAILDFVGPRTGHFRMIECEISSHDAYGTPRDLFIAFFGIIARTLRDILGEDWSPEIDKAWRNLLGEIEALVAQTAPA; encoded by the coding sequence ATGATGTCCGAATCGAATCCGATCGAGCGAAGCTTCGAGATTGCCGCCGAGCGCTGCGAGGACATCACGCCGCTGGTCTATCGCCGCCTGCACAGCGAGCACCCGGAAACGCTGACCATGTTCCGCACCGAGGGAAGTGAACCCGTCAAGGGTTCGATGCTGGCGCTGACGATCGACGCGATCCTGGATTTTGTCGGCCCCCGCACCGGGCATTTCCGCATGATCGAATGCGAGATCTCCTCGCACGACGCCTACGGCACGCCGCGCGATCTGTTCATCGCCTTCTTCGGCATCATCGCCCGCACCCTGCGCGATATCCTGGGTGAGGATTGGTCGCCCGAGATCGACAAGGCATGGCGCAACCTGCTCGGCGAGATCGAGGCGCTCGTCGCCCAAACCGCGCCGGCATGA
- a CDS encoding DUF2946 family protein encodes MRARLKNFLPIVLLALVVQIFAPIGACWAASIAASDPLAAAVICHGNGASPNGPSDQTGHRAHDGCCSVCSVLQTGAPVDVPQIAAAITFVSPAARVVWTEFTPARFASRAGSHAQARAPPTVS; translated from the coding sequence ATGCGCGCACGGCTGAAGAATTTTCTGCCAATCGTTCTGTTGGCGCTGGTGGTGCAGATTTTCGCACCGATCGGCGCTTGCTGGGCTGCCAGCATTGCCGCGTCCGATCCGCTTGCCGCCGCCGTGATCTGTCACGGCAATGGCGCTTCCCCGAACGGGCCATCCGACCAGACCGGCCATCGCGCCCATGACGGATGCTGTTCGGTTTGCAGCGTGCTGCAGACCGGGGCGCCGGTCGATGTGCCGCAAATTGCGGCAGCAATCACCTTCGTTTCCCCCGCCGCGCGCGTGGTCTGGACCGAATTCACGCCCGCGCGATTCGCGTCCCGCGCCGGCTCGCATGCGCAGGCGCGCGCACCCCCGACCGTTTCCTGA